The Abyssicoccus albus genome includes a region encoding these proteins:
- a CDS encoding SdrD B-like domain-containing protein: MKNQKNKMDLSFLPHMHSKFSIRKFTVGTASILIGTSLVFGINNEAQAEEGDATVQSEESTESEQAAPDSSTETTEQAVTTEQPTTNELAPSTQQPSTEQTVEQSTTEATVMPSTEAVTAEPSVEEETQEATTEVTVEEQSTEETTEASVEPSTEEVKSSEEVTSEIMTTEGVSTEDASSEDVSTEEASTEEVTSEDVSTEEASTEEVSSEEVSTEEASTEEVTSEDVSTEDASTEEVTSEDVSTEEASTEEVTSEDVSTEELTTENPSTEAPDEAKEESSKAYVEYIKSIYDKVDFSNPNTLGSLALQAGYYTEGMTDEEKIQAAKEAITQVEEERGVAQEESVIQEGATIEEIKVPSEFVERIETESDKEKVVREMLEEFYNPEDVDGIIALIQGDYNALRPEDLYKEALQAGVTYSQGMTTTNNTFQMRSLTAGFAAVAPTGVDVSEQLTNVVIDIKKQPASDNPNTPNINESSPTTLYADQGQAMEFNLNFSIPKSVNSGDYFTVEIPNELSPAGLDDPYAPGIITMEKNGVVIAEGRYNHDTKQIVYTFTDSLDLLNVKNVTSRTSLPIDRERLQYDNPAQDFTVSMGTHSDTETMKVVFGKYSRSADNRLVLKEMLGRINQENGTLEEYISINPNGTSLINPWVQLDNADSSINFDKTNTKITVHRPKEGLSQSAAYPPEDLTYIRDANWSVDSNGNVIINNFPSNEPVVLKVETTFDNTKDRSDLKTNVYLLEEVVKTDTNGNRFYNNTYIGSLVVIHDSTSDSTLANYYNIGDYVWEDSNKDGLQDAEEKPVANVEVKLYDSTGTEIATTTTDENGNYSFDSVEEGTYIVEFIVPDGYVPTTPEVMGDSKSGKDSNKLKSVVQLTADDNTIDLGLVIPPSYYEMIVEDVPFETITRFNPELNSSTPVVVQSGIEGQDRVIYKHTEITGDETTFEGGDYFDTYYTEVDRKRINDPRQEILEYGVPKQLEEVPSTDPNNPGTTINEYYIDPNTGEKVIINTVFVPDTPAETYPPRVTVEDQDPNDGVRDIVVEVYNPDTGQYEETDRTTVSDGIDGLDGKDGIDGQDGISTRTEVVDNGDGTYDIVTYEIDPTTGKETETNRVTVKDGADGKDGVDGQDGKSPTVDVVDNGDGTHTITITNPDGTTTTTIVNDGEDGKSPTADVVDNGDGTHTITITNPDGTTTTTIVNDGKDGKDGLDGQDGQDGKSPTADVVDNGDGTHTITITNPDGTTTETIVNDGEDGESPTADIVDNGDGTHTITITNPDGTTTTTIVNDGKDGKDGLDGQDGQDGQDGQDGKSPTADVVDNGDGTHTITITNPDGTTTETIVNDGEDGKSPTADIVDNGDGTHTITITNPDGTTTETIVNDGEDGESPTADVVDNGDGTHTITITNPDGTTTTTIVNDGKDGKDGLDGQDGQDGKSPTADIVDNGDGTHTITITNPDGTTTTTIVNDGKDGKDGLDGQDGQDGKSPTADVVDNGDGTHTITITNPDGTTTTTIVNDGKNGEDGQDGESPTADIVDNGDGTHTITITNPDGTTTTTIVNDGKDGEDGKDGQNGHTIHIERREDGSYDIVILQQDGTEISRENIRDGIDGKDGKDGNSVIIERNPDGTFDVVVIDGNGQEIDRQTVENGKDGKSTKTEIIDNGDGTYDIVTSKQDDNGEYVEVDRVTVKDGIDGQDGKSIEIIRQTKDDEGNITIEFNDGRIITIPGQNGEANEVTNYYINIHGDLVVCCEDGTEITVPNINIENNNTNNNNNNSSAEADSDSEANAEVIVNTGDGQTSSDASSSSSSNATAKDGEASSSSSSSSSATAKDGEASSSSSSSSNATAKDGEASSSSSSSSNATAKDGEASSSSSSSSNTTTNDGTVRQETTSNEFEQRVAKVQQTAHTTNEQSVERAMNKLFFATPQNVQTFATGSDVEVAADQEVNATDVSGKLQKPSAEMLPQTGESDAYDKALLALLTLGAGATMVLSTRRRKEQN, translated from the coding sequence ATGAAAAACCAAAAAAACAAAATGGATTTAAGTTTTCTGCCACATATGCACAGTAAGTTTTCGATTCGTAAATTTACTGTCGGAACCGCTTCGATTTTAATTGGGACATCATTAGTGTTCGGTATTAATAATGAAGCACAAGCTGAAGAAGGGGATGCGACGGTTCAATCAGAAGAATCAACTGAAAGTGAACAAGCCGCCCCGGACTCATCAACTGAAACAACAGAGCAAGCAGTGACAACAGAACAACCTACTACAAATGAGTTAGCGCCTTCGACTCAACAACCTTCAACTGAACAAACTGTTGAGCAATCAACAACAGAAGCAACAGTTATGCCTTCAACAGAAGCTGTTACAGCTGAACCTTCAGTAGAAGAAGAGACTCAAGAAGCAACGACAGAAGTGACTGTAGAAGAACAGTCAACTGAAGAAACGACTGAGGCATCTGTTGAACCATCAACAGAAGAAGTAAAATCGTCTGAAGAAGTGACATCTGAAATAATGACAACTGAAGGTGTGTCGACAGAAGATGCATCATCTGAGGATGTGTCGACAGAAGAAGCATCAACGGAAGAAGTGACATCTGAGGATGTGTCGACAGAAGAAGCATCAACGGAAGAAGTGTCATCTGAGGAAGTATCAACGGAAGAAGCATCAACCGAAGAAGTGACATCTGAAGATGTATCGACAGAAGATGCTTCAACCGAAGAAGTAACATCTGAGGATGTGTCGACAGAAGAAGCATCAACCGAAGAAGTGACATCTGAAGATGTATCGACAGAAGAATTGACAACTGAAAACCCTTCAACAGAAGCACCTGATGAAGCGAAGGAAGAATCATCTAAAGCGTACGTTGAATATATTAAGAGTATATATGACAAAGTCGACTTCTCTAACCCGAATACGTTAGGTAGCTTAGCGCTACAAGCTGGCTATTATACTGAAGGGATGACAGACGAAGAGAAGATTCAAGCTGCTAAAGAGGCAATTACGCAAGTTGAAGAAGAGCGTGGAGTAGCTCAAGAAGAGTCGGTTATTCAAGAAGGCGCGACTATCGAAGAGATTAAAGTTCCGTCTGAATTTGTAGAGCGTATTGAAACAGAGTCAGATAAAGAAAAGGTAGTTCGTGAGATGCTTGAAGAATTTTATAATCCTGAAGATGTTGATGGGATTATTGCGTTAATTCAAGGTGATTATAATGCGTTAAGACCGGAGGATTTATATAAAGAAGCATTACAAGCTGGTGTGACGTATTCACAAGGTATGACGACAACAAATAATACATTCCAAATGAGATCGTTGACAGCTGGATTTGCAGCTGTAGCACCAACAGGTGTTGATGTGTCAGAACAGTTGACGAATGTGGTTATTGATATAAAAAAACAACCTGCTTCGGATAATCCTAATACGCCTAATATTAACGAGTCTAGTCCCACTACATTATATGCAGATCAAGGGCAAGCAATGGAATTCAACTTAAATTTTTCGATACCAAAATCAGTAAATTCTGGTGATTATTTTACTGTTGAAATTCCTAATGAATTATCACCTGCAGGCTTAGATGATCCATACGCACCAGGTATAATAACGATGGAAAAAAATGGTGTCGTGATTGCTGAAGGTCGCTATAATCATGATACAAAACAGATTGTTTATACATTTACGGATTCGTTAGATTTGTTAAATGTTAAAAATGTGACATCTAGAACAAGTTTACCAATTGATAGAGAGAGACTCCAGTATGACAATCCGGCGCAAGATTTTACAGTGTCTATGGGAACACATTCAGATACAGAAACTATGAAAGTTGTATTTGGGAAATACTCACGGTCTGCAGATAATCGTTTAGTATTAAAAGAAATGTTAGGAAGAATTAATCAAGAAAATGGAACGCTCGAGGAATATATATCTATTAATCCAAATGGAACATCTTTAATTAATCCTTGGGTTCAGTTAGATAATGCGGACAGTTCAATAAATTTTGATAAAACTAATACTAAAATAACTGTACATAGGCCGAAGGAAGGATTATCTCAAAGTGCAGCTTATCCACCTGAAGATTTAACTTATATTAGAGATGCTAATTGGTCTGTTGATTCTAATGGAAATGTCATAATAAATAATTTCCCTTCTAATGAACCGGTCGTATTAAAGGTAGAAACTACGTTTGATAATACAAAAGATAGATCTGATTTAAAAACAAATGTTTATTTACTAGAAGAAGTAGTGAAAACAGATACAAATGGAAATCGATTCTATAACAACACATATATTGGTTCATTGGTAGTTATACACGATAGTACAAGTGATTCAACACTTGCAAATTATTACAATATCGGTGACTATGTTTGGGAAGATTCAAATAAAGATGGATTACAAGATGCCGAAGAAAAACCTGTTGCAAATGTTGAAGTGAAACTTTACGACAGTACCGGAACAGAAATCGCAACAACAACAACAGATGAAAATGGTAATTACTCTTTTGATTCTGTTGAAGAAGGTACTTATATTGTTGAATTTATAGTACCTGATGGATATGTCCCGACAACACCAGAAGTAATGGGAGATTCTAAATCGGGTAAAGACTCGAATAAACTTAAATCTGTTGTGCAATTAACAGCTGATGATAATACAATTGACTTAGGATTAGTGATACCACCATCATATTACGAAATGATCGTTGAAGACGTTCCGTTTGAAACAATTACACGATTTAATCCTGAATTAAATAGCTCAACACCAGTTGTTGTACAATCAGGTATTGAAGGGCAAGATCGTGTCATTTATAAGCATACTGAAATTACTGGTGATGAGACGACATTCGAAGGTGGAGACTACTTTGATACGTACTACACTGAAGTTGATCGTAAGCGAATCAATGATCCACGTCAGGAAATCTTAGAGTACGGTGTGCCTAAACAATTAGAAGAAGTACCAAGTACAGACCCGAATAATCCAGGAACTACAATTAATGAATATTACATCGATCCCAATACAGGTGAGAAAGTTATTATTAATACCGTGTTTGTTCCAGATACACCAGCAGAAACTTATCCACCACGAGTTACTGTAGAAGATCAGGATCCTAATGATGGTGTTCGTGATATCGTTGTGGAAGTATATAATCCAGATACTGGTCAATATGAAGAAACAGATCGTACGACTGTATCAGACGGAATCGATGGTCTTGATGGTAAAGATGGAATCGACGGTCAAGACGGGATCTCAACAAGAACAGAAGTAGTAGATAACGGAGATGGCACGTACGATATCGTGACGTATGAAATTGACCCAACAACAGGTAAAGAGACAGAGACAAATCGTGTAACGGTTAAAGATGGAGCAGACGGAAAAGACGGTGTTGATGGTCAAGATGGAAAATCACCAACAGTAGACGTTGTAGATAATGGTGATGGCACACATACGATCACAATTACAAATCCAGATGGAACAACAACAACAACAATTGTTAACGATGGAGAAGATGGAAAGTCACCAACAGCAGACGTTGTAGATAATGGTGATGGTACACACACGATCACAATTACAAATCCAGATGGAACAACAACAACAACAATTGTTAACGATGGAAAAGATGGAAAAGACGGTCTTGATGGTCAAGATGGTCAAGATGGAAAATCACCAACAGCAGACGTTGTAGATAATGGTGATGGTACACACACGATCACAATTACAAATCCAGACGGAACAACAACGGAAACAATTGTTAACGATGGAGAAGATGGAGAATCACCAACAGCAGACATTGTAGATAATGGTGATGGTACACACACGATCACAATTACAAATCCAGATGGAACAACAACAACAACAATTGTTAACGATGGAAAAGATGGAAAAGACGGTCTTGATGGTCAAGATGGTCAAGATGGTCAAGATGGTCAAGATGGAAAATCACCAACAGCAGACGTTGTAGATAATGGTGATGGTACACACACGATCACAATTACAAATCCAGATGGAACAACAACGGAAACAATTGTTAACGATGGAGAAGATGGAAAGTCACCAACAGCAGACATTGTAGATAATGGTGATGGTACACACACGATCACAATTACAAATCCAGACGGAACAACAACGGAAACAATTGTTAACGATGGAGAAGATGGAGAATCACCAACAGCAGACGTTGTAGATAATGGTGATGGTACACACACGATCACAATTACAAATCCAGACGGAACAACAACAACAACAATTGTTAACGATGGAAAAGATGGAAAAGACGGTCTTGATGGTCAAGATGGTCAAGATGGAAAATCACCAACAGCAGACATTGTAGATAATGGTGATGGTACACACACGATCACAATTACAAATCCAGATGGAACAACAACAACAACAATTGTTAACGATGGAAAAGATGGAAAAGACGGTCTTGATGGTCAAGATGGTCAAGATGGAAAATCACCAACAGCAGACGTTGTAGATAATGGTGATGGTACACACACAATCACAATTACAAATCCAGATGGAACAACAACAACAACAATTGTTAACGATGGAAAAAATGGAGAAGATGGTCAAGATGGAGAATCACCAACAGCAGACATTGTAGATAATGGTGATGGTACACACACGATCACAATTACAAATCCAGATGGAACAACAACAACAACAATTGTTAACGATGGAAAAGATGGTGAAGATGGAAAAGATGGTCAAAATGGCCACACAATTCATATTGAACGCCGTGAAGATGGATCATATGATATTGTCATCTTGCAACAAGACGGAACTGAAATTTCTCGTGAGAATATTCGCGATGGAATTGATGGAAAAGACGGAAAAGATGGAAATAGTGTAATCATCGAAAGAAATCCAGATGGCACATTTGATGTAGTTGTAATCGATGGAAATGGTCAAGAAATCGATAGACAAACTGTTGAAAATGGAAAAGATGGTAAATCAACGAAGACTGAAATCATTGATAATGGTGACGGGACTTATGATATCGTTACTTCTAAGCAAGATGATAACGGTGAATACGTTGAAGTTGACCGTGTGACAGTAAAAGATGGAATCGATGGTCAAGATGGTAAATCCATTGAAATTATTCGTCAGACGAAAGATGATGAAGGTAATATTACAATTGAATTTAACGATGGACGTATCATTACGATCCCAGGTCAAAATGGTGAAGCGAATGAAGTGACGAACTACTACATTAATATTCACGGAGACTTAGTTGTATGTTGTGAAGATGGAACTGAAATTACAGTGCCAAACATCAATATTGAGAATAATAATACAAACAACAACAATAATAACTCTAGCGCGGAAGCAGATAGCGATAGTGAAGCAAATGCCGAAGTGATCGTGAATACAGGAGATGGTCAAACATCATCTGACGCTTCAAGTTCATCAAGCTCAAATGCAACAGCAAAAGATGGAGAAGCAAGCAGTAGTTCATCATCAAGCTCAAGTGCAACAGCAAAAGATGGAGAAGCAAGCAGTAGTTCATCATCAAGCTCAAATGCAACAGCAAAAGATGGAGAAGCAAGCAGTAGTTCATCATCAAGCTCAAATGCAACAGCCAAAGATGGGGAAGCAAGCAGTAGCTCATCATCAAGTTCTAATACAACAACAAATGATGGAACTGTAAGGCAAGAGACAACTTCGAATGAATTCGAACAACGTGTTGCAAAAGTACAACAAACTGCTCACACTACAAACGAACAATCTGTAGAACGTGCAATGAATAAATTATTCTTCGCCACACCACAAAATGTACAAACATTTGCGACAGGTAGTGACGTTGAAGTAGCAGCAGATCAAGAAGTAAATGCAACAGATGTATCAGGGAAATTACAAAAACCATCTGCTGAGATGTTACCACAAACAGGTGAATCAGACGCATATGATAAAGCACTTCTTGCATTATTAACACTTGGTGCAGGTGCGACAATGGTTCTATCTACTCGTCGTAGAAAAGAACAAAACTAA
- the pruA gene encoding L-glutamate gamma-semialdehyde dehydrogenase has product MVQPYKNEPATDFTIKENKEAFEAALKRVKEGFGYDVPLIINGEEIMTDDKYTSYNPALKDEALGHISKATTDHIEQAMSAGKEAFKAWRDWTAEDRANLMIRVAALIRHKKHDISALMVYEAGKPWNEADGDTNEAIDFIEYYARSMKDLADGKPVDDREGEHNRYFYQPMGVGVTITPWNFPFAIMAGTTLAPVVAGNTVLLKPAEDTPLVAYELMKILKEAGLPDGVVNFVPGDPKEIGDYMVDHIDTQFITFTGSRPVGVGIYERAAKVHEGQTHLKRVIAEMGGKDGIIVDADADTDLAAEAIVSSAFGFSGQKCSACSRAIVHKDVYDEVLKKSVELTKEIKLGNTIDNTEMGPVINQKQFDKIKGYIEEGKKDGTLEVGGGADDSKGYFIEPTIFSGLKSTDTIMQEEIFGPVVGFTKGDNFDEMLEMANDTDYGLTGAVITNTREHWHKAVKYFDVGNLYLNRGCTAAVVGYHPFGGFKMSGTDQKTGSPDYLLNFLNQKVASEQF; this is encoded by the coding sequence ATGGTACAACCGTACAAAAATGAACCAGCTACTGATTTTACAATCAAAGAAAACAAAGAAGCATTCGAAGCCGCATTGAAGCGAGTGAAGGAAGGGTTCGGTTATGACGTTCCGTTAATCATTAACGGTGAAGAAATCATGACAGACGATAAGTATACGTCTTACAACCCAGCGCTAAAAGATGAAGCATTAGGTCATATTTCGAAAGCGACGACAGATCATATCGAACAAGCGATGTCAGCAGGTAAAGAGGCATTCAAAGCATGGAGAGATTGGACAGCTGAAGACCGTGCGAACTTGATGATTCGTGTGGCCGCATTGATTCGTCATAAGAAGCACGACATTTCAGCGTTGATGGTTTATGAAGCAGGGAAACCATGGAATGAAGCGGATGGAGATACGAATGAAGCGATTGACTTCATAGAATATTATGCACGTTCAATGAAAGATTTAGCAGATGGTAAGCCTGTAGATGACCGTGAAGGTGAGCACAATCGCTACTTCTATCAACCAATGGGTGTCGGTGTAACGATTACACCATGGAACTTCCCGTTTGCGATTATGGCGGGAACAACATTAGCTCCAGTCGTTGCAGGGAATACAGTATTGTTAAAGCCAGCAGAAGATACACCGCTTGTTGCATATGAATTAATGAAGATTCTTAAAGAAGCAGGTCTTCCAGATGGTGTCGTTAACTTCGTACCAGGCGACCCGAAAGAGATTGGTGACTATATGGTCGACCACATCGATACGCAATTTATCACATTTACAGGGTCTCGCCCTGTCGGTGTAGGCATTTATGAGCGTGCTGCGAAAGTACACGAAGGTCAAACACACTTGAAGCGTGTCATTGCTGAAATGGGTGGTAAAGACGGTATTATCGTTGATGCTGACGCAGATACAGACCTTGCTGCAGAAGCAATAGTATCCAGTGCATTCGGATTCAGTGGACAGAAATGTTCGGCATGTTCACGAGCGATTGTACACAAAGATGTATACGATGAAGTGTTGAAGAAGTCAGTTGAACTGACGAAAGAGATTAAACTCGGTAACACAATAGATAATACTGAGATGGGACCAGTGATTAATCAGAAGCAATTTGATAAAATCAAAGGTTATATTGAAGAAGGTAAAAAAGATGGAACGCTTGAAGTTGGTGGCGGTGCTGATGATTCGAAAGGTTACTTTATCGAACCAACGATCTTCTCAGGACTTAAGTCAACAGACACAATTATGCAAGAAGAAATTTTCGGACCAGTTGTTGGATTTACGAAAGGTGACAACTTTGATGAAATGTTAGAGATGGCGAATGACACAGATTATGGTTTAACAGGTGCTGTCATTACGAATACACGTGAACATTGGCATAAAGCTGTGAAGTACTTCGACGTTGGTAACTTATACTTGAACCGCGGTTGTACAGCAGCAGTGGTTGGATATCACCCATTCGGTGGATTCAAAATGTCAGGCACAGATCAAAAAACAGGAAGCCCAGATTACTTATTGAACTTCTTAAACCAGAAAGTTGCATCAGAGCAGTTTTAA
- a CDS encoding metal-dependent transcriptional regulator: MNEKKEDYIKVLFDLGGSRNRISNKLVAERLKVSPSTVTEMMVSLEKINWVNTLPYKGSILTEEGKALAKQLIYKHRLWEVFLVNHLGYDINEVHDEAELLEHSTSLLLAKRLEAYLKFPEYCPHGGAIPLNLIEAQEDEIIPLTECQVGDIVEVQRMTNEEYVADYFSNKDVKINDILEYLDENKMVDTITIRNVKSDNTIELNSTTASYLFVKSKR, translated from the coding sequence ATGAATGAAAAAAAAGAGGACTATATTAAAGTACTATTTGATTTAGGTGGATCACGTAATAGAATATCGAATAAACTAGTGGCAGAAAGACTCAAAGTATCTCCGTCTACTGTAACAGAAATGATGGTTAGCCTAGAAAAAATTAATTGGGTTAATACTTTACCTTATAAGGGATCGATATTAACTGAAGAAGGCAAAGCACTGGCTAAGCAATTGATTTATAAACATCGATTATGGGAAGTTTTTTTAGTGAATCATTTAGGGTATGATATCAATGAAGTTCATGATGAAGCAGAGTTATTAGAACATTCGACGAGTCTATTGTTAGCAAAAAGACTAGAAGCGTATCTCAAATTTCCTGAGTATTGTCCACACGGTGGTGCAATTCCATTAAATCTTATTGAAGCACAAGAAGATGAAATAATACCACTGACTGAATGTCAAGTGGGTGATATCGTCGAAGTACAACGGATGACTAATGAAGAGTACGTAGCAGATTATTTTTCAAATAAAGATGTTAAAATAAATGATATTTTAGAGTATTTGGATGAAAATAAAATGGTGGATACAATAACGATACGGAATGTAAAGTCTGATAATACAATCGAACTGAATTCAACGACTGCAAGCTACTTATTTGTTAAAAGCAAGCGTTAG
- a CDS encoding ZinT/AdcA family metal-binding protein — protein sequence MKKLKYLVPLSLVLVLGACQNDESEQPKEEKTAEDTSEDSPKEAEVHNHDHEGEAHDHDHEGGAHDHDHEGEAHDHGDEEEHDHAHGEMSEDEQKIYDGYFKDEQVKDRDLSDWEGDWQSVYPYLKDGSLDPVMEKKAEEGDKSAKEYKEYYTTGYKTDIEHIGIHDGEVTFKKADSEAKGQYEYEGKEILQYEKGNRGVRFIYKKISGDGEAPGYIQFSDHAIAPNKAGHFHLYMGDDNEALLKEMEHWPTYYKDHLSADDIVHEMNHH from the coding sequence ATGAAGAAATTAAAATATTTAGTACCATTATCACTTGTGTTAGTGCTTGGTGCTTGTCAAAATGACGAGTCAGAACAGCCGAAGGAAGAGAAGACGGCAGAAGACACATCAGAGGATTCACCAAAAGAAGCCGAAGTACACAATCATGACCATGAAGGAGAAGCGCATGATCATGACCATGAAGGAGGAGCGCATGATCATGACCACGAAGGAGAAGCACATGACCATGGGGATGAAGAGGAACATGATCACGCGCATGGTGAAATGAGTGAAGATGAGCAAAAGATTTATGATGGCTATTTCAAAGATGAGCAAGTGAAAGACCGTGATTTATCTGATTGGGAAGGTGATTGGCAGTCTGTATATCCTTATTTAAAAGACGGATCACTTGATCCAGTCATGGAGAAGAAAGCAGAGGAAGGGGATAAATCTGCTAAAGAGTATAAAGAGTATTACACAACGGGATACAAAACAGATATAGAACATATCGGTATCCATGATGGTGAAGTGACATTCAAAAAAGCAGATTCAGAAGCAAAGGGGCAATATGAATATGAGGGAAAAGAAATTTTGCAGTATGAAAAAGGAAACAGAGGGGTACGATTTATTTATAAAAAAATAAGTGGTGATGGTGAAGCGCCAGGTTACATACAATTTAGTGATCATGCCATTGCTCCAAATAAAGCAGGTCATTTCCATCTTTATATGGGTGATGATAATGAAGCATTACTTAAAGAAATGGAACATTGGCCAACGTATTATAAGGATCACTTAAGTGCAGACGATATTGTACATGAAATGAATCATCACTAA
- a CDS encoding FAD/NAD(P)-binding protein: MNYTIIGGGIHGITVAAHMIEQGIAHHELTIVDPNPSLGNHFIQQTSKLHMEYLRSPYVHHCHPEAFHLKQFAKQSHYENPTKGQYQRPRLDLFIAHMKQTIELFNLNQCHVHHKVTSIEYNDNRYVIQLDDHSIITTDVVILAIGSNVTKYMPISTQSLDNVFHVDDIHPNEQLDASHVIGCGISAAHVVCRIHKEDPIKTIHLWVNKPLACHAFDADPGWLGPKLMNHYLNQTVTKRLSLIKHSRYKGSMPKELYRQLHQLEKESRLIVHNTEIQNINNKYIYSNEEKIKYDKIICATGYISNVEHLTFLHALIKQQSLQLINGFPRTSVNLEWTDRLYVTGFLADIEVGPFARSIHGGRVAAKKICEDLIDKYSRTS, from the coding sequence ATGAACTATACAATTATTGGTGGTGGGATTCACGGGATTACAGTGGCTGCTCATATGATTGAACAAGGCATAGCTCACCATGAATTGACAATTGTCGATCCGAATCCATCACTTGGCAATCATTTCATTCAACAAACATCAAAACTCCACATGGAATACTTGCGTTCCCCATATGTTCATCATTGTCATCCGGAAGCATTCCATTTGAAACAATTCGCGAAACAATCTCACTATGAAAATCCGACGAAAGGTCAATACCAAAGGCCTCGGTTAGATTTATTTATAGCCCATATGAAACAAACGATTGAACTATTTAATCTCAATCAATGTCATGTCCACCATAAAGTCACTTCGATTGAATACAACGACAATCGATATGTGATCCAACTCGACGATCATTCCATCATCACTACGGATGTCGTTATTTTGGCTATCGGCTCTAATGTCACGAAATATATGCCGATAAGCACTCAATCATTAGACAATGTATTCCATGTAGATGATATACATCCGAATGAACAATTAGACGCATCACATGTTATTGGGTGTGGTATTAGCGCAGCTCATGTCGTATGCAGGATACATAAGGAAGATCCAATTAAAACAATTCATTTATGGGTGAATAAACCGCTAGCGTGTCACGCATTTGATGCTGACCCTGGATGGCTAGGCCCGAAGTTAATGAATCATTATTTGAATCAAACAGTGACTAAGCGACTGTCACTCATCAAACACTCTCGCTATAAGGGGTCCATGCCGAAGGAGTTGTATCGCCAATTACATCAATTGGAGAAAGAGAGTCGACTCATTGTCCATAATACAGAAATACAAAACATAAATAATAAATATATTTATTCGAACGAAGAAAAAATAAAATATGACAAAATCATTTGTGCAACTGGATATATATCGAATGTTGAGCATCTAACATTTCTACACGCTCTCATTAAACAACAGTCCCTTCAACTGATTAATGGATTTCCGAGAACGTCCGTTAACTTAGAATGGACAGACAGACTATATGTTACAGGATTTTTGGCAGATATTGAAGTGGGTCCGTTCGCTCGAAGTATTCACGGTGGACGAGTTGCGGCGAAAAAAATATGTGAAGATTTAATTGACAAGTACAGTAGAACATCGTAA